The genomic DNA TTTGAGGGGAGAAGAAATGGCGCAGCAAGTAATTGAGCTGGATCAAGAAAAACTGAGCTGTTCTATCTGTCTGAAACTTCTAAAGGATCCCGTCACTATTCCATGTGGGCACAGCTACTGCATGACATGTATCAAAAACTGCTGGAATGAGAAGGAAACCCACAGCTGCCATCGGTGCAGGAAGACTTTCACATCGCGGCCTGTCCTGGTGAAAAACACCATTTTATGTGAGCTAGTGGAAGACGTAAAGAAAGCAGGACTTCCAGCTACTTCATCTGATCATGCCTATGCTGGACCTGGAGATGTGGCCTGTGATTTCTGTTCTGGGAGAAAGCGGAAAGCCTCCAAGTCCTGCCTGGTGTGTATGGCCTCTTATTGTGAGCATCACCTTCAGCCTCACTACAACGTAGCtccatttaagaaacacaagctgATTAATGACGCTTCAAAACTTCAGGAGAACATCTGCCCTCAccatgatgaggtgatgaagatcTTCTGCCGCACTGATCAGCAGTGTATCTGTTATCTTTGTTTAATGGATGAACACAAAGACCATGAGACAGTGTCAGCTGCAGCGGAAAGAGCTGAGAGGCAGAAAGGGATTGAAACAAATAGACAAAGTGTCCAACAGAGAATCCagaacagagagaaagatgtgaaggtGCTTCAAGAGGAGGTGAAGGCTATCAATCTTTCTACTGATAAAGCTTTGAGGCAATCTGAGAAGATGTTCAAAGACTTGATCAGTCTTGTTCAGAGAAAAAGCTCTGAGGTGAAGCAGAAGATCAGATCCaagcaaaaagctgaacagAAAAgagtcaaagagcttcaggAGAAAATAGAGCAGGAGATCAGAGATCTGAGGAGGAGAGACACTGAACTGCAGCAGCTCTCACTGACTGAGGATCACCTCCATTTTCTGAAAAACTACTCCTCACTGTCACATCTGAGTGCATCTACAAACGTACCCACCTACAACAATGTTACTCTGCAgtactttgaggatgtgactGCATCTGTGTCACAGGCCAGAGATAAAGTGAAGGCTCTTCTCAGTGATGAATGGCCAAAAATCTCAGTTGGAACGACCAAAGCAGATATTTTACTGCCTCAAGGAGAATTTAAAACTAGAGACGActttttgaaatattcttgtcAGATCACTCTCGATCCAAATACAGCACACACACTGTTGTCACTGAGTGACAGCAACAGAAAAGTAACACTGATGAGCAGAAACCAGTCATATCCAAGTCATCCAGAAAAATTCCTTGATTGCCGGCAGGTCCTGAGCAGAGAGGGTCTGACTggacgttgttactgggaggtgaaGTGCAACGGGATGGTTGGAGTAGCTGTTGCATACAAGGATATCGGCCGTAGAGGGACCAGAGAGGAATGTGGATTTGGATTAAATGACAAATCCTGGGCGTTAACACTTTCAGACAGCGGTTATGaattcaaacacaacaacattcCCACTCCCATCCCAGGCCCTCAGTCCTCCAGAATAGGAGTATATTTGGATCACGGGGCAGGAACTCTTTCTTTCTACAGCATCACTGAGACCATGaatctcctccacagagtccagaccaggTTCACTCAGCCTCTCTATGTTGGACTTCGGCTTCCACAAAATGCTGGACACACTGCTGAGGTGTGTGAGCTCAAGAAGGGAATAAACATAAAATAGTGAAATTTGATGCTCTGCCTTTTGCTGTGTGCTACTTGTTGAAATGTGTTTATCTATCCTGCACCTGTTAAAGATGAATCTTTATGGATATAAGTATATTCTTTAATTTCTTTGATTGTCTTGTTTTCACCAGCTATTCAGGTAAAACGGTTTATTTGgtaaaacaatatttatttcttatataGTTTATATTTAACCACTGTTTTGTTGTAACGTTAGCAGAAAAAACTCACACAAATATAAATTCATATGAAAATAACTTcagtatatttaaaaatacagaa from Oreochromis niloticus isolate F11D_XX linkage group LG10, O_niloticus_UMD_NMBU, whole genome shotgun sequence includes the following:
- the LOC109203788 gene encoding E3 ubiquitin/ISG15 ligase TRIM25-like, producing MAQQVIELDQEKLSCSICLKLLKDPVTIPCGHSYCMTCIKNCWNEKETHSCHRCRKTFTSRPVLVKNTILCELVEDVKKAGLPATSSDHAYAGPGDVACDFCSGRKRKASKSCLVCMASYCEHHLQPHYNVAPFKKHKLINDASKLQENICPHHDEVMKIFCRTDQQCICYLCLMDEHKDHETVSAAAERAERQKGIETNRQSVQQRIQNREKDVKVLQEEVKAINLSTDKALRQSEKMFKDLISLVQRKSSEVKQKIRSKQKAEQKRVKELQEKIEQEIRDLRRRDTELQQLSLTEDHLHFLKNYSSLSHLSASTNVPTYNNVTLQYFEDVTASVSQARDKVKALLSDEWPKISVGTTKADILLPQGEFKTRDDFLKYSCQITLDPNTAHTLLSLSDSNRKVTLMSRNQSYPSHPEKFLDCRQVLSREGLTGRCYWEVKCNGMVGVAVAYKDIGRRGTREECGFGLNDKSWALTLSDSGYEFKHNNIPTPIPGPQSSRIGVYLDHGAGTLSFYSITETMNLLHRVQTRFTQPLYVGLRLPQNAGHTAEVCELKKGINIK